Proteins encoded by one window of Halomonas chromatireducens:
- a CDS encoding phosphoheptose isomerase, with protein sequence MDFQQRILGHFNASIDTKTYASEVLPPFIEVASQMMVQCLVNEGKILACGNGGSAGDSQHFSSELLNRFERERPSLPALALTTDTSTLTSIANDYSYNEVFSKQIRALGQPGDILLAISTSGNSGNVIQAIQAAHDRDMTVVALTGRDGGDMASLLGQDDCEIRVPATSTARIQEVHLLVIHCLCDLIDEQLFGSSE encoded by the coding sequence ATGGATTTTCAGCAACGCATACTCGGCCACTTCAATGCCAGCATCGACACCAAGACCTATGCCAGCGAGGTATTGCCGCCTTTCATCGAGGTAGCCAGCCAGATGATGGTCCAGTGCCTGGTCAACGAGGGCAAGATTCTTGCCTGCGGCAATGGCGGCAGCGCCGGCGACAGTCAGCACTTCTCCTCGGAACTCCTCAACCGCTTCGAGCGGGAGCGCCCCAGCCTGCCGGCTCTGGCCCTGACTACCGACACCTCTACACTGACGTCCATTGCCAACGACTACAGCTACAACGAGGTATTCTCCAAGCAGATTCGCGCCCTGGGCCAGCCCGGCGACATCCTCCTCGCCATTTCCACCAGCGGCAACTCCGGCAACGTCATACAGGCAATACAGGCGGCCCATGACCGCGACATGACGGTCGTCGCCCTGACCGGCCGCGACGGCGGCGACATGGCATCCCTTCTCGGCCAGGACGACTGCGAGATTCGCGTCCCGGCCACCTCGACAGCACGCATTCAGGAGGTTCACCTGTTGGTGATCCACTGCCTGTGCGACCTCATCGATGAACAACTCTTCGGCAGCAGCGAGTAA
- a CDS encoding YraN family protein: MASGTDARARGAHIERLAADWLAGRGLALIASNHQVKGGELDLIMRDGETLVFVEVRHRADTRHGHPLETITVTKQRRLIRAARFYLARNRLSCPCRFDALAVTGTPPALDFEWVQGAFEAF; encoded by the coding sequence ATGGCCAGCGGAACTGATGCAAGAGCACGAGGCGCTCATATCGAGCGCCTCGCTGCCGACTGGCTCGCTGGGCGCGGCCTGGCCCTGATCGCCAGCAACCACCAGGTGAAAGGCGGGGAGCTCGACCTGATCATGCGCGATGGTGAGACACTCGTCTTCGTCGAGGTCCGCCACCGTGCCGATACCCGACATGGTCATCCGCTGGAAACCATCACCGTCACCAAACAGCGCCGCCTGATACGCGCAGCGCGTTTTTATCTTGCACGCAACCGGCTATCATGTCCGTGCCGCTTTGACGCGCTGGCCGTGACTGGCACCCCTCCCGCTCTCGACTTCGAATGGGTGCAAGGCGCCTTCGAAGCGTTCTGA
- the rsmI gene encoding 16S rRNA (cytidine(1402)-2'-O)-methyltransferase — MTDVNQGTLYVVATPIGNLEDLSPRAARVLSEVAVIAAEDTRHTARLLRHLGLALPMLSLHEHNEAARVAQLDVRLVAGENIALVSDAGTPLISDPGFVLVRELRARGRRIVPVPGACALVAALSAAGLPTDRFLFQGFLPAKGGARRLRLEGLAPREETLVFYESPHRIRDTLADIADVLGGRRVVLARELTKAFETFLDGSAEALLVRMEQDPDQARGEFVIMIAGAEPRDAPEAGDVEADALLGALLAEDVGVKQAAAVTARLLGGAKKVWYGRALALKDAR; from the coding sequence ATGACTGACGTGAATCAGGGAACATTGTACGTGGTCGCCACACCAATTGGGAATCTGGAAGATCTCTCGCCACGCGCTGCCAGGGTGCTGAGCGAGGTGGCGGTAATTGCTGCCGAGGATACACGCCACACCGCACGGCTGCTGCGCCACCTGGGGCTTGCGTTGCCGATGCTCTCTCTCCATGAGCATAACGAGGCGGCGCGCGTCGCTCAACTCGACGTGCGGTTGGTCGCTGGCGAGAATATCGCCCTGGTATCTGATGCCGGCACGCCCTTGATCAGTGACCCCGGATTCGTTCTGGTGCGGGAGCTGCGTGCCCGTGGTCGCCGTATCGTGCCGGTGCCGGGCGCCTGCGCGCTGGTGGCGGCGCTTTCAGCCGCCGGGCTGCCCACGGATCGGTTCCTCTTCCAGGGTTTCCTGCCGGCAAAGGGCGGTGCCCGCCGCCTGCGTCTTGAAGGGCTTGCCCCCCGCGAGGAAACGCTGGTCTTCTACGAATCGCCGCACCGTATCCGCGACACCCTGGCGGATATCGCCGATGTGCTGGGCGGACGCCGAGTGGTATTGGCGCGAGAGCTGACCAAGGCCTTCGAGACCTTTCTCGACGGCAGTGCGGAGGCGCTCCTGGTGCGGATGGAGCAGGACCCGGACCAGGCTCGGGGTGAGTTCGTGATCATGATAGCCGGTGCCGAGCCGCGCGACGCCCCCGAGGCTGGCGATGTCGAAGCCGATGCCTTGCTGGGTGCGCTGCTGGCCGAGGATGTCGGTGTCAAGCAGGCGGCAGCCGTGACGGCACGCCTGCTGGGGGGGGCGAAGAAGGTCTGGTATGGCCGGGCCCTGGCGCTCAAGGATGCGCGCTGA
- a CDS encoding penicillin-binding protein activator, with product MLKMPRGLLATALLAILLVGCAPPGIVDRVPDDDPTYLLEQARQQEPEQAAISRLEAADILARQGQRTQALEVATDIDDQRLPVEYRLQWAMLLSELGESEGEPWAVIQAAQLLDEIEVPRDAGLILRERHGRALAQVDEHRAAALILIGVQADTDREALNDPIWASLSRLEGPELASMRDETDDLGRGWLALANLVRESGGDIERLFMRLDEWRERNARHPAARSVPEDLIALRELRGQEVRHIAVFLPESGPLAGVAEAIRDGIRAHHQSAAERNGGVQLSFLDTSRSSIDALYEEARNRGAQVVIGPLDKDLVTELENRDQLPLPTLGLNYGHGESNRAQGFFQYGLSAEDEARQVARRGRDDGHRRSAMLVPDNEWGRRVGRAFEEEWRRLDGTITNAVAYDPRGSATESTRRVLSGGRPDMLFLLALPSYARQVPPTLDYYNASTLPIYATSHLFEGRPQPLLDHDLDDVNFIDIPWQIPDAAVGGVEALPYLSSYQQLHADADPSVFRLMAMGVDAYELARRLPQFQLMPESELNGATGRLTRAADGRIERHLPWARFQRGVPQPILAIDLLGTDLMENGLPDSEPSANGQRN from the coding sequence ATGCTGAAAATGCCCCGCGGCCTGCTGGCCACTGCGCTTCTGGCCATACTGCTGGTCGGCTGTGCGCCCCCCGGCATCGTCGATCGTGTTCCCGACGACGACCCCACCTACCTGCTCGAGCAGGCACGTCAGCAGGAACCCGAGCAGGCAGCAATAAGTCGCCTGGAAGCGGCCGATATCCTAGCACGCCAGGGTCAGCGCACCCAGGCGCTCGAAGTCGCTACCGATATCGATGATCAGCGGCTACCCGTCGAGTATCGCCTTCAATGGGCCATGCTGCTCTCCGAGCTCGGCGAGTCCGAGGGTGAGCCCTGGGCCGTCATCCAGGCCGCACAGCTGCTCGATGAAATCGAGGTGCCGCGAGACGCCGGCCTGATACTGCGCGAGCGGCATGGCCGGGCCCTGGCCCAGGTCGATGAGCATCGCGCTGCCGCGCTGATCCTGATCGGCGTACAGGCTGACACAGACCGTGAGGCACTGAACGACCCCATCTGGGCCTCGCTCTCGCGTCTCGAGGGACCCGAGCTTGCGTCCATGCGCGACGAGACCGATGACCTGGGTCGGGGCTGGCTGGCGCTCGCCAACCTGGTGCGAGAGAGTGGTGGCGATATAGAGCGACTCTTCATGCGCCTCGATGAGTGGCGCGAACGCAATGCCCGGCACCCCGCCGCGCGAAGCGTTCCTGAAGACCTGATAGCCCTGCGCGAGCTGCGCGGCCAGGAAGTCCGGCATATTGCCGTATTCCTGCCTGAGTCGGGCCCGCTGGCCGGCGTGGCCGAAGCGATTCGGGATGGCATCCGCGCCCACCACCAGAGTGCGGCAGAACGCAACGGCGGCGTTCAGCTGTCATTCCTGGATACCAGTCGGAGCAGTATCGATGCCCTCTACGAGGAAGCACGCAACCGTGGCGCCCAGGTCGTCATCGGCCCGCTGGACAAGGACCTGGTAACGGAACTCGAGAACCGCGACCAGTTGCCGTTGCCGACCCTGGGTCTCAATTATGGCCATGGCGAGTCCAACCGGGCCCAGGGCTTCTTCCAGTACGGCCTGTCGGCCGAGGACGAAGCTCGCCAGGTGGCGAGACGGGGCCGTGACGATGGCCATCGTCGCAGCGCCATGCTGGTTCCGGACAACGAATGGGGACGGCGGGTCGGTCGCGCCTTCGAGGAGGAGTGGCGCCGCCTGGACGGCACCATCACAAATGCGGTGGCCTACGACCCCCGCGGCTCCGCCACCGAGAGTACTCGCCGCGTCCTCTCCGGAGGCCGGCCGGACATGCTGTTCCTGCTGGCACTGCCAAGCTATGCACGTCAGGTCCCCCCGACCCTGGACTACTATAACGCCTCCACCCTGCCGATCTATGCCACCTCGCATCTCTTCGAGGGACGCCCACAGCCGTTGCTCGACCATGATCTGGATGACGTGAACTTCATCGACATCCCCTGGCAGATTCCCGATGCCGCCGTCGGCGGGGTGGAAGCCCTTCCTTACCTCAGCAGCTATCAGCAATTGCACGCAGACGCTGACCCCTCCGTCTTCCGCCTGATGGCCATGGGCGTAGACGCCTATGAGCTTGCACGCCGTCTGCCGCAGTTCCAGCTGATGCCGGAGAGTGAGCTCAACGGCGCCACGGGAAGACTGACCCGCGCCGCCGACGGACGCATTGAGCGGCACCTCCCCTGGGCACGGTTCCAGCGCGGCGTGCCGCAGCCGATCCTGGCCATCGACCTGCTCGGCACCGACCTGATGGAAAACGGGCTTCCTGACAGCGAGCCGTCCGCCAATGGCCAGCGGAACTGA
- a CDS encoding ClpXP protease specificity-enhancing factor, which translates to MLSSRPYLARGLYEWLLDNEHTPYVVVDAEQAGVIVPRQFVQNGQIVLNVGPTAVRDLHIENDAITFSARFGGQPMQVVVPMPALIAIYARENGVGMVFGHEPVIPQALEENGEGEGKERPELTAVDSESHESEGQEEAKSKSKGRPSLRVIK; encoded by the coding sequence ATGCTATCGAGCCGTCCCTATCTTGCCAGAGGTCTCTACGAATGGCTTCTGGACAACGAACACACTCCCTACGTGGTCGTGGATGCCGAGCAGGCCGGTGTCATTGTGCCGCGGCAGTTCGTGCAGAACGGCCAGATTGTCCTTAATGTTGGCCCAACCGCCGTGCGCGACCTGCATATCGAGAATGATGCGATCACCTTCAGTGCCCGCTTCGGCGGGCAGCCCATGCAAGTGGTCGTGCCCATGCCGGCTCTGATCGCCATCTACGCGCGTGAGAATGGGGTGGGCATGGTATTCGGTCATGAGCCGGTGATCCCGCAGGCACTCGAAGAAAATGGCGAAGGAGAGGGCAAGGAGCGGCCTGAGCTGACTGCCGTCGACAGCGAAAGCCATGAGTCGGAAGGCCAGGAAGAGGCCAAGTCTAAGTCCAAGGGGCGCCCGTCGCTCCGGGTTATCAAGTAG
- a CDS encoding BON domain-containing protein has product MALTRLIPLFLTAFLLTLAGCTTVTGVANPGTIDENYGKRTLGAQVEDESIETKIAHNLRRNDARLGDARINVDSYNAIVLLTGQVPSEELKQKATEIARDVRNVRDVHNELSVAANLPASQRMSDTWINTRIRTSLATDETIDTSRLRFVTENASVYVMGIVTRAEADRIVNAISRIGGVQRIVKVFDYMD; this is encoded by the coding sequence ATGGCCCTTACGAGACTGATCCCCCTCTTCCTGACCGCCTTCCTGCTGACATTGGCGGGCTGCACCACGGTTACCGGTGTCGCCAACCCCGGCACCATCGACGAGAACTATGGCAAGCGCACCCTTGGCGCCCAGGTCGAGGACGAGAGCATCGAGACCAAGATCGCCCATAACCTGCGGCGCAACGATGCCCGCCTGGGCGATGCCCGCATCAATGTCGACAGCTACAACGCTATCGTACTGCTTACCGGCCAGGTACCCAGCGAGGAGCTCAAGCAGAAGGCCACCGAGATCGCTCGCGACGTACGCAACGTGCGCGACGTCCACAACGAACTCTCCGTTGCCGCCAACCTACCGGCAAGCCAGCGCATGTCGGATACCTGGATCAATACCCGCATTCGCACCAGCCTGGCCACCGACGAGACCATCGACACCAGCCGACTGCGCTTCGTTACCGAGAACGCCAGCGTCTATGTCATGGGCATCGTCACCCGAGCCGAGGCAGACCGCATCGTCAACGCCATTTCACGTATCGGCGGCGTGCAGCGCATCGTCAAGGTGTTTGATTACATGGACTGA
- a CDS encoding cytochrome c1 has translation MKKQLFALLFALVPFAVVAAPMPDTPYSMTPDLNDEASLQRGMQLYVNYCMGCHSLEHQRFARAAEDFGMPQDLVEEHLIFSSDLAYNDQMHIAMTREDAANWFGAPAPDLTLHGRLRGADWIYSYLLTFYKDPSRPNGVNNEVFDMVAMPNVLEPLQGVQEKVCAETDRPVEGAELDPLTGKYQSCDVLQVTRPGSMEPDEFEEAVYDLTNFLAYVGEPSKLQAQVLGPKVLLFIFIFGVLAYLLKREYWRDIH, from the coding sequence ATGAAAAAGCAACTGTTCGCACTGCTCTTCGCGCTGGTGCCCTTCGCGGTAGTGGCAGCGCCGATGCCTGACACTCCCTATTCGATGACGCCGGATCTCAATGACGAGGCGTCGTTGCAGCGGGGCATGCAGCTCTACGTCAACTACTGCATGGGCTGCCATAGCCTGGAGCACCAGCGTTTCGCCCGGGCCGCCGAGGATTTCGGCATGCCCCAGGACCTGGTGGAAGAGCATCTGATTTTCTCTTCCGACCTGGCCTACAATGACCAGATGCATATCGCCATGACACGCGAAGACGCAGCCAACTGGTTCGGAGCGCCAGCGCCGGACCTGACACTCCATGGTCGGCTGCGTGGTGCAGATTGGATCTACTCCTATCTGCTGACCTTCTACAAGGACCCGAGTCGCCCTAACGGGGTGAACAATGAGGTCTTCGACATGGTGGCCATGCCCAACGTGCTCGAGCCCCTGCAAGGGGTGCAGGAGAAGGTCTGTGCCGAAACAGATCGTCCTGTCGAGGGCGCTGAACTCGACCCGTTGACCGGGAAGTATCAGTCCTGCGATGTGCTGCAGGTCACCCGGCCGGGCTCCATGGAGCCGGACGAGTTCGAGGAAGCGGTCTATGACCTGACCAACTTCCTGGCCTATGTGGGTGAGCCTTCCAAGCTGCAGGCTCAGGTCCTCGGCCCGAAGGTGCTGCTCTTCATCTTCATCTTCGGTGTGCTGGCCTATCTGCTCAAGCGCGAGTACTGGCGCGACATTCACTGA
- the sspA gene encoding stringent starvation protein SspA: protein MGVVAKRSSMIFYSGSDDHFSHRVRIVLAEKGVAVDIVEVGGEQRPEELADLNPYNSVPTLLDRDLVLYESKVMMEYLDERFPHPPLLPVYPVARAQSRLWMHRIEREWCPLVEQIEQGPKKEVEKARKELRESLVGISPIFEDVPFFMSEEFSLVDCCIAPILWRLPVLGIELPEKQVQPLVTYMERLFERDAFVASLSETEREMRN, encoded by the coding sequence ATGGGTGTAGTGGCCAAGCGGTCGTCGATGATCTTCTATTCCGGAAGCGATGATCACTTCAGTCATCGCGTGCGCATCGTACTCGCCGAGAAGGGCGTGGCGGTGGATATTGTCGAAGTCGGTGGCGAACAGCGTCCTGAAGAACTCGCCGATCTCAACCCCTACAACAGTGTGCCCACGCTACTCGATCGCGATCTGGTGCTGTACGAGTCCAAGGTCATGATGGAGTACCTGGATGAGCGTTTTCCGCACCCTCCGCTGCTCCCGGTCTACCCGGTTGCACGAGCTCAGAGCCGACTTTGGATGCATCGTATCGAGCGTGAGTGGTGTCCGCTGGTCGAGCAGATCGAGCAAGGGCCTAAGAAGGAAGTCGAGAAGGCCCGCAAGGAGCTGCGCGAAAGCCTGGTAGGCATCTCGCCGATCTTCGAAGACGTACCGTTCTTCATGAGCGAGGAATTCTCGCTGGTCGACTGCTGTATCGCTCCGATCCTCTGGCGCCTGCCGGTGCTTGGCATCGAGCTGCCGGAGAAGCAGGTGCAGCCGCTGGTGACTTACATGGAGAGGTTGTTCGAGCGCGATGCTTTCGTCGCTTCGCTGAGTGAGACCGAGCGAGAAATGCGCAACTGA